The following coding sequences are from one Phenylobacterium glaciei window:
- a CDS encoding COG3650 family protein — MRSIVLASLLLLAACAPQAPDGSDAPPPADAPAPAPATPKATPIPEEFAGDMDARGTEPFWGLQIRDTQITLQRPDHPNAVGNNPGLKMEGGKAVWDTQAGADRLTVTLTLQACSDGMSDLKYAYAAEVKLGAETLKGCAGKADAMPKEGQ; from the coding sequence ATGCGTTCAATCGTCCTTGCGTCCCTGCTGCTCCTCGCCGCCTGCGCGCCCCAGGCGCCGGACGGATCCGACGCCCCGCCGCCGGCCGATGCGCCAGCTCCGGCGCCCGCGACCCCCAAGGCCACGCCGATCCCGGAGGAATTCGCCGGCGACATGGACGCGCGCGGCACAGAGCCCTTCTGGGGCCTGCAGATCCGCGACACCCAGATCACCCTGCAGCGCCCCGACCATCCCAATGCCGTGGGGAACAACCCGGGCCTGAAGATGGAGGGCGGCAAGGCGGTCTGGGACACCCAGGCGGGCGCCGACCGGCTGACCGTGACCCTGACGCTGCAGGCCTGCTCCGACGGCATGTCGGACCTCAAGTACGCCTATGCCGCCGAGGTGAAGCTGGGCGCCGAGACCCTGAAGGGCTGCGCGGGCAAGGCTGACGCCATGCCGAAGGAAGGGCAGTAA
- a CDS encoding GIY-YIG nuclease family protein — translation MTTNLSRRAYEHREGRTPGFTATYPVKSLVWYDVFPSVDEAIAAEKRIKRWRRAWKIELIETRSGSISTKR, via the coding sequence GTGACCACGAACCTCTCACGTCGCGCCTACGAGCATCGCGAGGGCCGAACGCCCGGCTTCACCGCGACCTACCCGGTCAAGAGTCTGGTCTGGTATGACGTCTTTCCCAGCGTCGATGAGGCGATCGCCGCCGAGAAACGCATCAAGCGTTGGCGGCGCGCCTGGAAGATCGAGCTGATCGAGACCCGCAGTGGCTCGATCTCTACGAAACGTTGA